A stretch of Phoenix dactylifera cultivar Barhee BC4 chromosome 16, palm_55x_up_171113_PBpolish2nd_filt_p, whole genome shotgun sequence DNA encodes these proteins:
- the LOC103696684 gene encoding uncharacterized protein LOC103696684 has protein sequence MMASACVNNSGMSPEPFLDCSPACPSYGWLSPRVSFSRDLADDATPAIASEKPEAETPDLEAASKDLADFEFRLDDPVAMLPADELFSNGKLVPLQLATAPLPAAAVPDGIRSLEAAAAPRRAVDVLGSDAFVAESPKAPRCSSRWRELLGLKRQQSPKPESQKAVCATASSKNPNAKSLRHFLHRNMNPKCSSTDSSLSLPLLRDSSDTESVSISSRLSLSSSSSSSGLDHEDLPRLSLDADKPSQIPLSLGRNPPRVRVSRPRSAVPEGYRPARIGRSPVRRPPEPAASGASVDSPRMNASGKVVFQGLERSSSSPSSFNGGPRIKYRGMERSYSANVRVTPVLNVPVCSLRGSAKFGFGQLFSPQKKEREGSRQGRCG, from the coding sequence TCCGGAATGTCGCCGGAGCCCTTCCTCGACTGCTCCCCTGCATGCCCCTCCTACGGCTGGCTCAGCCCTAGGGTCTCCTTCAGCCGCGACCTCGCCGACGATGCCACCCCGGCGATCGCCTCCGAGAAGCCGGAAGCGGAGACGCCGGATCTGGAGGCCGCCAGCAAGGATCTCGCCGACTTCGAGTTCCGCCTCGACGATCCTGTGGCCATGCTCCCTGCCGACGAGCTCTTCTCCAACGGGAAGCTGGTCCCTCTGCAGCTGGCCACGGCTCCGCTTCCGGCGGCGGCGGTCCCGGACGGGATCCGCTCGCTGGAGGCGGCAGCGGCGCCGCGGAGAGCGGTGGACGTACTCGGATCGGATGCCTTCGTCGCCGAGTCCCCCAAGGCGCCGCGGTGCTCCAGCCGTTGGAGGGAGCTGCTCGGCCTCAAGAGGCAGCAGAGCCCCAAGCCGGAGTCCCAGAAGGCCGTTTGTGCCACCGCCTCTTCCAAGAACCCCAACGCTAAATCTCTCCGGCATTTCCTCCACCGAAACATGAATCCCAAATGCTCTTCCACCGACTCCTCTCTGAGCCTTCCTCTCCTCCGCGACTCCTCCGACACCGAGTCTGTCTCCATTTCCTCCcgactctctctctcctcttcttcatcctcctccgGCCTCGACCACGAGGACCTTCCCCGCCTCTCCCTCGACGCCGACAAGCCCTCCCAGATCCCTCTCTCCCTCGGCCGGAACCCGCCCCGGGTGCGGGTCTCCAGGCCGAGATCCGCCGTTCCGGAGGGCTACCGGCCGGCGAGGATCGGCCGGAGCCCTGTCCGCCGGCCGCCGGAGCCTGCGGCCAGTGGGGCGTCGGTGGATAGCCCGCGGATGAACGCATCCGGGAAGGTGGTCTTCCAGGGATTAGAGCGGAGCTCGAGCAGCCCAAGTAGCTTCAATGGCGGCCCGAGGATCAAGTACCGGGGCATGGAGAGGTCCTACTCGGCCAACGTGAGGGTAACTCCAGTGCTCAACGTCCCCGTTTGCTCCCTTCGTGGCTCGGCCAAGTTCGGCTTCGGCCAGCTCTTCTCTCcacagaagaaggagagggagggatcGCGGCAGGGAAG